One window of the Leucobacter komagatae genome contains the following:
- a CDS encoding MFS transporter, which produces MKETGATGPRHGDAVRVAPGAPAEVPAAHTRTFAHVLVNTAVANLTTNFLWFAIVFWVYLETRSILATGILGAVYMFLLAGCSMWFGSLVDRMRKHRVMLLSAWATLVAFAVGCALFFAVPGDLLLRLDAPWFWLFTLVVLAGCVVELMRNLALATTVTLLVPVERHANANGLVGAVQGLAFIATSVLSGLSVGLLGMGTTILLATLFVAVPLAHLHLLRIPEPVVARDPDRAAVDFRGGMAAMLAVPGLFALVLFSTFNNLGSGAFMALLDPYGLTMFPVEVWGLVFGLASTGFIIGGLAVAKWGLGPNPIRTMLVLVGVLGFVGIAFTIREWPWLFIAGIWMFMALMPAVEAAEQTVIQRVVPFEKQGRVFGLAMTFEAAAAPITSLIIAPIAEFWIVPFMRTETGQREWGWLLGEGDSRGIALIFVCTGIGMILLTCAAFFTRSYRTLSRGFAARPATGPAPRHGAPETAVD; this is translated from the coding sequence ATGAAGGAGACGGGCGCGACGGGGCCCCGCCACGGTGACGCGGTGCGGGTAGCCCCAGGCGCGCCGGCGGAGGTGCCCGCGGCCCATACCCGCACGTTCGCCCACGTGCTCGTGAACACGGCGGTCGCGAACCTCACGACGAATTTTCTGTGGTTCGCCATCGTGTTCTGGGTATACCTGGAGACCCGGAGCATCCTCGCCACCGGGATCCTCGGTGCCGTCTACATGTTTCTCCTCGCTGGCTGCTCCATGTGGTTCGGCTCGCTCGTCGACCGGATGCGCAAACACCGCGTCATGCTCCTGAGCGCCTGGGCGACGCTCGTCGCGTTTGCTGTCGGCTGCGCACTCTTCTTCGCGGTGCCCGGCGACCTGCTGCTCCGCCTGGATGCCCCCTGGTTCTGGCTGTTCACGCTCGTCGTTCTCGCTGGCTGCGTCGTCGAGCTCATGCGAAACCTCGCCCTGGCGACGACCGTGACGCTGCTCGTACCGGTCGAGCGTCACGCGAACGCGAACGGCCTTGTCGGCGCCGTGCAGGGGCTCGCCTTCATCGCGACCAGCGTGCTCAGCGGCCTCTCGGTGGGACTGCTCGGCATGGGGACGACGATCCTGCTCGCCACGCTGTTCGTCGCGGTCCCGCTCGCGCACCTGCACCTGCTACGCATCCCCGAGCCCGTCGTCGCCCGCGATCCTGACCGCGCAGCCGTCGACTTCCGCGGCGGGATGGCCGCAATGCTCGCCGTGCCAGGGCTCTTCGCGCTCGTGCTGTTTAGCACGTTCAACAACCTTGGCAGCGGGGCGTTCATGGCGCTCCTCGACCCGTATGGGCTCACGATGTTCCCGGTGGAGGTCTGGGGCCTCGTCTTCGGGCTCGCCTCGACCGGATTCATCATCGGCGGTCTCGCCGTTGCGAAGTGGGGGCTTGGGCCGAACCCGATCCGCACCATGCTGGTGCTCGTCGGCGTCCTCGGGTTCGTGGGGATCGCGTTCACGATCCGCGAGTGGCCCTGGCTGTTCATTGCGGGTATCTGGATGTTCATGGCGCTCATGCCCGCGGTCGAGGCCGCCGAACAGACGGTGATCCAGCGCGTCGTGCCGTTTGAGAAACAGGGGCGCGTGTTCGGGCTCGCGATGACCTTCGAGGCGGCGGCGGCGCCGATCACCTCGCTCATCATCGCGCCGATCGCGGAGTTCTGGATCGTGCCGTTCATGCGCACCGAGACGGGGCAGCGCGAGTGGGGGTGGCTGCTCGGCGAGGGCGACAGCCGCGGGATCGCGCTCATCTTCGTGTGCACGGGGATCGGAATGATCCTGCTCACCTGCGCCGCGTTCTTCACCCGCTCGTACCGCACACTCTCTCGCGGGTTCGCCGCCCGGCCGGCGACCGGTCCGGCGCCGCGGCACGGCGCCCCCGAGACCGCCGTAGACTAG
- a CDS encoding SWIM zinc finger family protein, producing the protein MTLQHATVSPAPRGFGVLTEASADGLVLGLAPALTVSGIDQSPSFFSGFATEPLVLARGLLVLADITATRYFQYVPTTMRDPVLAANGDRLRAESFSACNSVYARLDLLGAGFDGGDIAHGTTNVDLGQRSRSVLSAVRRAELLHLDVGARGAVLATPTGHSTERPVNMPGRWVRAFGNVAELHGRMVPLATLTAPEARAFLSAVPPATASGRTAWLAPAASGVRVVSRPVAGAIAVPGLHRLSAAKRLLPHLRGATVYGAPHAETGAVAVVFELPHARLTLGLTAEAWRGHSGEGALLAALAGDEVVADAETLSVLLAFEPVIDAGKLAKEAGITRVRADGAIAVLAASGRVGWDLADGAHFHRELPDDPTRIERDGPRLAAARALVAAGRVAPGPGQGNSEESRNWIVRGGETGGTASTASTANSAGTAGTTGDSIVRLGDDGQLVCGCAWGLRHGAGRGPCKHVLAVEIARARASQRTQGSAPARAPKPATQPPAQPPAESPTQPPTPTPTPTPTPTPKEQA; encoded by the coding sequence ATGACGCTGCAGCACGCGACGGTCTCGCCCGCCCCTCGCGGATTTGGCGTGCTGACCGAGGCGAGCGCCGACGGGCTGGTGCTCGGCCTCGCCCCTGCACTCACTGTGAGTGGCATCGACCAATCGCCGAGCTTCTTCTCGGGGTTTGCGACTGAACCGCTCGTGCTCGCACGCGGTCTGCTCGTGCTCGCGGACATCACCGCGACCCGCTACTTCCAGTACGTGCCGACGACGATGCGCGATCCGGTTCTGGCAGCGAACGGCGATAGGCTGCGCGCGGAGAGCTTCTCCGCCTGCAACAGCGTGTACGCGCGGCTCGACCTGCTCGGCGCGGGCTTCGACGGTGGTGACATCGCGCACGGAACAACCAACGTTGACCTCGGGCAGCGGTCGCGCTCGGTGCTCTCAGCGGTGCGCCGTGCGGAGCTCCTCCACCTCGACGTCGGCGCCCGCGGCGCGGTGCTCGCCACGCCGACGGGGCACTCAACCGAGCGCCCCGTGAACATGCCGGGCCGGTGGGTGCGGGCATTCGGGAACGTCGCCGAGCTGCACGGCCGGATGGTGCCGCTTGCGACGCTCACCGCACCGGAGGCGCGCGCGTTCCTTTCCGCAGTCCCGCCGGCGACCGCCAGCGGCCGAACCGCCTGGCTCGCTCCCGCGGCATCGGGCGTGCGGGTCGTGTCGCGGCCAGTGGCCGGGGCCATCGCGGTTCCCGGGCTGCACCGCCTGAGCGCGGCGAAACGCCTCCTCCCGCACCTTCGTGGCGCGACGGTGTATGGCGCGCCGCACGCGGAGACGGGCGCTGTCGCCGTCGTGTTCGAACTCCCGCACGCGCGGCTCACACTCGGGCTGACCGCCGAAGCCTGGCGGGGGCACTCGGGAGAGGGCGCGCTCCTCGCCGCACTGGCGGGCGACGAGGTCGTCGCAGACGCCGAAACCCTCTCAGTGCTGCTCGCTTTCGAGCCGGTCATCGACGCCGGCAAGCTTGCCAAGGAAGCGGGGATCACGAGGGTCCGGGCCGACGGCGCGATCGCGGTGCTTGCAGCCTCTGGCCGAGTGGGCTGGGACCTCGCCGATGGCGCGCACTTTCACCGCGAGCTTCCCGATGACCCGACGAGGATCGAGCGCGACGGCCCGCGCCTCGCCGCCGCTCGGGCGCTCGTCGCCGCGGGGCGGGTTGCGCCGGGCCCAGGCCAGGGGAACTCAGAGGAGTCGCGCAACTGGATCGTGAGGGGCGGCGAAACCGGCGGCACTGCCAGCACTGCCAGCACAGCCAATTCAGCCGGCACAGCCGGCACAACCGGTGACAGTATCGTGCGCCTCGGCGACGACGGGCAGCTCGTGTGCGGCTGCGCATGGGGTCTCCGTCACGGCGCTGGGCGGGGCCCCTGCAAACACGTGCTCGCCGTCGAGATCGCCCGGGCCCGCGCGTCCCAGCGTACCCAGGGGAGTGCTCCGGCGAGGGCACCGAAACCAGCAACACAACCACCTGCACAACCACCAGCAGAATCACCAACACAACCACCAACCCCAACCCCAACCCCAACCCCAACCCCGACCCCGAAGGAGCAGGCGTGA
- a CDS encoding DEAD/DEAH box helicase family protein — translation MGREGTPASTDAPLAGWQFKGTFRRSQRAVFDAVGPSPISPLHIVAPPGAGKTLVGLELARRAGSRAVALAPTTTIRSQWARAATEMKGSCAADGLRAESPGQVISEDPQRPGDFTALTYQMLSVMEESSPFDDLARSEWLAELVEAGREPGAAKAWLSDLASSHRAAYMRGLRRRAGRLRKERVRENTTALEAVLHPNARALIARLVAHGVTTVILDECHHLLDHWAIVVHCLLARIRERGVEPLVIGLTATLPSEDDRVLYENYTGLLGEVDYELPAPAVVKEGNLAPYRDFAWFVTPTQDELGFLRTQDRELTRLVEGTLGQSNGIAFLERELLQEDVPAREGAPSGTARTPEERVAAAFKADFAFSEAAARMLGELAPQHRIVGLVGPEASQRATMDQRIRVLARYALTCLLPHPEEAETWASVKAVLADFGYHLTDRGVRRGRDPVDQILATSVAKDYAVGEILRHELARDAGEEVRAVVLVDFAVHGHGVGAQKKRAGALRCFEIVAADESIASLRPVLVTARHLRVAVRDVGDLVPRFEEITGVTPTVMPTDSPGVVELGLSGLGPSAIVAAVSQLVARGDVRLLVGTRGLLGEGWDCPAVNTLIDLSVAATSAATQQLRGRSLRLDTNWPEKVAHNWTVTSVVESGMKLDGVSDLARLSRKHERVWGIARDGTGAITRGLTHTLTRRQLTQLDGIVEKRSPAVRAADVNRETLRELPARAETRRQWGIGEPYLGEQREALTLSPAARLRPFVSSLTLDIVLLLIGVGVVAIGLQLFRIGAAAGSLSLVAKLILFGGAGAVMLWGTREFWKSMWLAARQRALPATAYQGAAFAIARVLHSRGRVPRYGQGNIVVVPLYAEGMTVAQYAVEVRGGELADQQLILTQLEELLAPVRTPRFLLEVGQAPLRGRSAVSWLGSRIAELIGFRTRFLQVPTALGRRRADAQLFAEEWGRYVGPCTLHEIDSPDKLALLTRARQRSAAPGTRTGRREVWA, via the coding sequence ATGGGTAGAGAAGGCACGCCAGCTTCGACTGATGCCCCGCTTGCCGGATGGCAGTTTAAAGGAACGTTTCGCCGTTCGCAGCGCGCAGTCTTTGACGCCGTCGGCCCGTCACCAATCAGTCCCCTGCACATCGTCGCGCCGCCAGGAGCAGGCAAGACCCTTGTCGGCCTTGAACTCGCTCGGCGGGCCGGTTCGCGCGCCGTGGCGCTCGCCCCGACGACGACGATCCGGTCGCAGTGGGCCCGAGCGGCGACGGAAATGAAGGGTTCGTGTGCTGCGGATGGCCTTCGTGCTGAGAGTCCAGGGCAGGTGATCTCCGAAGATCCACAGCGACCGGGCGACTTCACCGCGCTCACGTACCAGATGCTTTCGGTGATGGAGGAGAGCAGCCCTTTTGACGACCTCGCGAGATCCGAATGGCTTGCTGAACTCGTCGAGGCTGGGCGTGAACCTGGCGCTGCGAAAGCATGGCTGAGCGATCTCGCCTCGTCTCATCGCGCCGCCTATATGCGGGGGCTGCGCAGGCGCGCAGGGCGGTTGCGCAAGGAGAGAGTGCGGGAAAACACGACCGCACTCGAGGCTGTGCTGCACCCGAACGCGCGTGCGCTCATCGCCCGTCTCGTGGCCCACGGCGTGACGACCGTGATTCTCGACGAGTGTCACCACCTGCTCGACCACTGGGCCATCGTCGTGCACTGTCTGCTCGCACGGATCCGCGAGCGGGGCGTCGAACCCCTCGTGATCGGCCTCACCGCGACCCTGCCGTCGGAAGACGATCGTGTCCTGTATGAGAACTACACCGGGCTGCTGGGTGAGGTCGACTATGAGCTCCCTGCCCCGGCGGTCGTCAAAGAGGGGAACCTCGCCCCATACCGGGACTTCGCCTGGTTTGTGACCCCCACCCAGGACGAGCTCGGCTTCCTGCGCACGCAGGACCGGGAACTCACGAGGCTCGTGGAGGGGACGCTCGGGCAGTCGAACGGCATTGCGTTTCTCGAGCGTGAGCTGCTGCAGGAAGACGTGCCAGCACGGGAGGGCGCACCCAGCGGTACCGCGAGGACGCCTGAGGAGCGCGTGGCGGCGGCGTTCAAAGCCGACTTTGCCTTCTCCGAGGCAGCCGCGCGAATGCTCGGCGAGCTCGCGCCGCAGCACCGCATCGTCGGGCTGGTGGGGCCGGAAGCCTCTCAGCGCGCGACGATGGACCAGCGAATTCGAGTGCTCGCGAGGTACGCACTTACGTGCCTGCTGCCTCACCCCGAAGAAGCGGAGACATGGGCCAGCGTCAAAGCCGTGCTCGCTGATTTCGGATACCACCTCACCGACCGCGGGGTGCGCCGTGGGCGTGACCCCGTCGATCAGATTCTCGCGACGTCAGTTGCTAAGGACTATGCGGTTGGAGAGATTCTTCGCCACGAACTCGCACGCGATGCGGGTGAAGAGGTTCGGGCGGTTGTGCTCGTTGATTTTGCGGTGCACGGGCACGGCGTGGGTGCACAGAAAAAGCGGGCCGGCGCGCTGCGCTGCTTCGAGATCGTAGCAGCCGATGAATCGATTGCCTCCCTGCGGCCCGTGCTTGTGACGGCTCGGCACCTGCGGGTCGCCGTGCGTGACGTCGGCGATCTCGTGCCAAGGTTTGAAGAGATCACCGGGGTGACGCCGACTGTCATGCCGACCGACAGCCCTGGAGTCGTGGAGCTGGGTCTCAGCGGTCTCGGGCCTTCAGCGATCGTGGCGGCGGTGTCACAGCTCGTTGCCAGAGGAGACGTGCGTCTGCTTGTCGGCACACGCGGTTTGCTCGGCGAGGGGTGGGACTGCCCGGCCGTGAACACCCTGATTGATCTGTCGGTCGCTGCAACGTCCGCAGCAACGCAGCAGCTACGGGGGCGTTCGCTGCGATTGGATACGAACTGGCCGGAGAAGGTCGCCCATAACTGGACGGTGACGAGCGTCGTTGAATCAGGTATGAAGCTCGACGGGGTGAGTGATCTTGCGCGCCTCTCCCGAAAACACGAGCGAGTGTGGGGCATCGCCCGCGACGGGACCGGGGCAATCACCCGTGGACTCACGCACACGCTCACCCGGCGTCAGCTGACGCAGCTCGACGGCATCGTGGAGAAACGCAGCCCGGCGGTTCGCGCCGCAGACGTGAATCGTGAGACTCTGCGGGAGCTTCCGGCCCGCGCAGAGACGCGAAGGCAGTGGGGCATTGGCGAGCCGTACCTGGGGGAGCAGCGGGAAGCGCTGACGCTGTCTCCGGCCGCGAGGCTTCGGCCGTTTGTGAGCTCGCTCACCCTTGACATCGTGTTGCTACTGATCGGGGTCGGGGTGGTCGCTATTGGCCTGCAGCTGTTCAGAATCGGAGCTGCAGCAGGCTCGCTTTCCCTCGTCGCTAAGCTCATCTTGTTCGGCGGCGCCGGTGCGGTGATGCTGTGGGGGACGCGGGAGTTCTGGAAGAGCATGTGGCTCGCAGCCAGGCAGCGAGCACTCCCTGCGACCGCCTACCAGGGTGCAGCGTTCGCCATTGCGAGGGTGCTGCACAGCCGGGGGCGTGTTCCCAGGTACGGTCAAGGCAACATCGTCGTCGTGCCGCTATATGCCGAGGGAATGACAGTCGCCCAGTACGCGGTTGAAGTGCGCGGCGGCGAACTCGCCGATCAACAGTTGATCCTCACACAGCTCGAGGAGCTATTGGCGCCGGTGCGTACCCCGCGTTTCTTGCTTGAGGTCGGCCAAGCACCCTTGCGCGGGCGAAGTGCCGTGTCGTGGCTCGGATCGCGCATCGCCGAACTGATCGGGTTCCGCACCCGCTTCCTGCAGGTGCCGACGGCGCTCGGAAGGCGCCGTGCGGACGCGCAGCTGTTCGCGGAAGAGTGGGGTCGGTATGTTGGGCCGTGTACGCTGCACGAGATCGACTCACCCGACAAACTTGCGCTCCTTACTCGGGCGCGCCAGCGGAGTGCTGCACCGGGCACCCGCACGGGGCGACGTGAGGTGTGGGCGTAG
- the trpB gene encoding tryptophan synthase subunit beta: MTQTTTASPYRADEHGFFGEFGGAPLPPFLVEPIAEVAREYAKASADPAFQEEYQALLSKYVGRPSLLYFAENLTAKLGGAKVYLKREDLNHTGAHKINHCLGEALLAKRMGKTKVIAETGAGQHGVALATAAALVGLECEIHMGAIDVAKQHPNVVRMELLGAKVVSVEEGGKTLKEAVDSAFGVYAANPEEYFFAIGSVVGPHPYPSMVRDFQSVVGREARAQVLEAEGRLPDYLIAAVGGGSNAMGLFDAFLEDEGVGIIGVEPAGEGLEGTRHAATMTLGTPGMLHGMHTKVLQDANGEPSAVHSIASGIDYPGVGPQHARLEQLGRAEYVTATDAETLDAFQLLTRTEGIIPALESSHAVAHAVKLAPTLPADAVIIVNLSGRGDKDVDFVAERLAQQA, encoded by the coding sequence ATGACTCAGACCACCACTGCCTCGCCCTACCGGGCCGACGAGCACGGCTTCTTCGGCGAGTTCGGCGGCGCGCCGCTGCCGCCGTTCCTTGTCGAGCCCATCGCCGAGGTCGCCCGCGAGTACGCCAAGGCGAGTGCCGACCCCGCGTTCCAGGAGGAGTACCAGGCGCTGCTCTCGAAGTACGTCGGCCGCCCGTCGCTGCTGTACTTTGCTGAGAACCTCACCGCAAAGCTCGGTGGCGCGAAGGTCTACCTCAAGCGCGAAGACCTCAACCACACCGGTGCGCACAAGATTAACCACTGTCTCGGCGAAGCACTGCTCGCGAAGCGAATGGGCAAGACGAAGGTCATCGCTGAGACCGGCGCCGGCCAGCACGGCGTCGCACTCGCGACCGCGGCAGCGCTCGTCGGGCTCGAGTGCGAGATCCATATGGGCGCCATCGATGTCGCCAAGCAGCACCCGAACGTCGTGCGCATGGAGTTGCTCGGCGCGAAGGTCGTCTCCGTCGAGGAGGGCGGCAAGACGCTGAAGGAAGCCGTCGACTCTGCGTTCGGTGTCTACGCTGCGAACCCCGAAGAGTACTTCTTCGCGATCGGTTCGGTCGTTGGTCCGCACCCGTACCCGTCGATGGTGCGCGACTTCCAGTCGGTCGTCGGCCGCGAGGCGCGTGCGCAGGTGCTCGAGGCAGAGGGCAGGCTTCCCGACTACCTCATCGCCGCGGTCGGAGGCGGTTCGAACGCGATGGGCCTGTTCGACGCGTTCCTCGAAGACGAGGGCGTCGGAATCATCGGGGTTGAGCCAGCCGGCGAGGGCCTTGAGGGCACTCGTCACGCTGCGACGATGACGCTCGGCACCCCCGGGATGCTGCACGGCATGCACACGAAGGTGCTGCAGGACGCGAACGGTGAGCCGTCAGCCGTGCACTCGATCGCCTCGGGCATCGATTACCCCGGAGTCGGCCCGCAGCACGCCCGCCTCGAACAGCTCGGACGCGCCGAGTACGTGACCGCGACCGACGCCGAGACGCTCGACGCGTTCCAGCTGCTCACCCGCACCGAGGGCATCATCCCGGCACTCGAATCGTCGCACGCGGTCGCACACGCAGTGAAGCTCGCTCCGACACTCCCGGCCGATGCCGTCATCATCGTGAATCTCTCGGGCCGCGGCGACAAAGACGTGGACTTCGTCGCGGAGCGCCTCGCACAGCAGGCATAG
- a CDS encoding methionyl-tRNA formyltransferase, translated as MRIVFAGTPEFAVPSLRALVDAGHDVVGVVTREDAPLGRKRVLTPSPVAQAAADLGIPTLKANRLGTEATDWVAERAPELGVIVAYGGLIREPLLSGPKHGWINLHFSDLPRWRGAAPVQRALMAGEQELGVTVFRLVAALDAGDVLTRDSTEFTPGTSAGAALTELSATGTAALLRAVDMLADDPDAGEPQVGEDTYAHKLSREDGLISFGAGTSADAALAHWSGVTPEPGAYAMLGDDPVKLTELRPLDERLAADLPADLAPGEVRFVGKRAVVGCAGAIGLELARVQPAGKPAMDGAAWLRGRDGKADLA; from the coding sequence ATGCGTATCGTGTTTGCCGGAACCCCGGAGTTCGCCGTCCCCAGCCTGCGCGCCTTGGTCGACGCAGGCCACGACGTCGTTGGTGTCGTCACCCGCGAGGACGCGCCGCTCGGCCGCAAACGAGTGCTCACGCCCTCGCCAGTGGCCCAGGCGGCCGCGGACCTCGGCATTCCGACGCTCAAAGCGAACCGGCTCGGCACTGAGGCGACCGACTGGGTGGCGGAGCGCGCGCCAGAACTCGGGGTGATTGTTGCGTACGGCGGCCTCATCCGTGAGCCACTGCTCTCAGGCCCGAAGCACGGGTGGATCAACCTCCACTTCTCAGACCTGCCGCGGTGGCGCGGAGCGGCGCCGGTGCAGCGCGCACTCATGGCGGGGGAGCAGGAGCTCGGCGTCACCGTGTTTAGGCTCGTCGCCGCGCTTGACGCGGGTGATGTGCTCACGCGCGATTCGACTGAGTTCACTCCGGGGACCTCGGCGGGCGCTGCGCTCACCGAGCTCTCGGCGACCGGCACCGCCGCGCTGCTGCGCGCCGTCGACATGCTCGCGGATGACCCCGATGCGGGGGAGCCTCAGGTCGGAGAAGACACCTACGCGCACAAGCTCTCGCGTGAGGACGGGCTCATCTCGTTCGGCGCGGGAACTTCCGCGGATGCCGCGCTCGCGCACTGGTCCGGGGTGACGCCCGAGCCCGGCGCGTACGCGATGCTCGGCGACGATCCGGTGAAGCTCACCGAGCTGCGGCCACTCGACGAGCGGCTCGCGGCAGACCTGCCCGCGGACCTCGCGCCGGGCGAGGTTCGTTTTGTGGGCAAGCGCGCCGTCGTCGGTTGTGCTGGCGCAATAGGCCTCGAACTCGCGCGCGTGCAGCCCGCGGGGAAACCTGCGATGGACGGAGCCGCATGGTTGCGCGGCCGCGATGGAAAGGCGGACCTCGCATGA
- a CDS encoding DMT family transporter, protein MHWAPLAAAIALEVFATSMLKLSEGFTKLWPTVAVLGGYALSFYLLSRVLQTMPVGTAYAIWSAAGTVLVVGIGIVAYHERLTTLQLIGVALTIVGVVLLNVGGAAD, encoded by the coding sequence ATGCACTGGGCACCTCTCGCCGCGGCCATCGCCCTCGAGGTCTTCGCGACCTCCATGCTGAAGCTCTCTGAGGGCTTCACCAAGCTCTGGCCGACAGTCGCGGTACTCGGGGGCTACGCGCTCTCGTTCTATCTGCTCTCACGCGTGCTGCAGACGATGCCCGTCGGAACGGCCTATGCGATCTGGTCGGCGGCCGGGACGGTGCTCGTCGTCGGCATCGGCATCGTCGCGTATCACGAGCGGCTCACAACGCTGCAGCTCATCGGGGTCGCGCTCACGATCGTCGGCGTCGTCCTCCTGAACGTCGGCGGCGCGGCGGACTAG
- a CDS encoding transcription antitermination factor NusB, translated as MSGQQSPGGRRGKQQGQGSGRSQGQRRGRSQRQSRPRISGARIVAYDVLRDVVERDAYANLALASRIRDARLDGRDAALATELAAGTLRSLGRLDRIIELAADRPAKDIDARTLNVLRIGAHQLLAMRTAAHAAVHESVELQRLVGNERVAGFVNGVLREIGRSTNEEWDARIADTAKSADDALAVRTSHPAWVVRALRDALRAEGSEAELDALLDADNASPRVNLALLEGAGITAEELALVEPDALDAVGPSPIGLELTGGDPGRAIAGAEERAAIPAGLLRVQDQGSQLAALALVRATQVRPSERWLDLCAGPGGKTAILGAEAVVEGATVRANEVSDHRADLVRNSVDGVAALSPETVTVVSHDGREEEAFGCGRDDHELYDRILVDAPCSGLGALRRRPEARWRKQPSDLPELTALQTELIDAAVAHLKPGGVLAYVTCSPHLAETRVGVERALKRHPELRELDAKAAVRAAAREDAEPSLPGEQLSAQLWPHRHDTDAMFISLLTREAQ; from the coding sequence ATGAGCGGGCAGCAGTCACCCGGCGGTCGCCGAGGCAAGCAGCAGGGCCAGGGCTCTGGTCGGAGCCAGGGCCAACGGCGCGGTCGGAGCCAACGGCAGAGCCGCCCGCGGATCTCGGGCGCCCGGATCGTCGCCTACGACGTGCTGCGAGACGTCGTCGAGCGCGACGCGTACGCGAACCTCGCCCTCGCCTCCCGCATCAGGGACGCGCGGCTCGACGGCCGCGACGCCGCGCTCGCGACGGAACTCGCCGCGGGCACGCTCCGCTCACTCGGCAGGCTCGACCGCATCATCGAACTCGCGGCGGACAGGCCGGCGAAAGACATCGACGCGCGTACCCTGAACGTACTGCGGATCGGGGCGCACCAGCTGCTCGCCATGCGCACGGCGGCGCACGCCGCGGTGCACGAGAGCGTCGAGCTGCAGCGGCTCGTCGGTAATGAGCGGGTCGCAGGCTTTGTGAACGGCGTGCTCAGGGAAATCGGGCGCTCCACGAACGAGGAGTGGGACGCCCGAATCGCCGACACCGCGAAAAGCGCCGACGACGCGCTCGCGGTTCGCACGTCGCACCCGGCGTGGGTCGTCCGCGCGCTGCGCGACGCCCTCCGCGCAGAGGGCAGCGAAGCCGAGCTCGACGCGCTGCTCGATGCCGACAACGCGTCGCCGCGAGTGAACCTTGCCCTGCTCGAGGGCGCGGGCATCACCGCGGAGGAGCTCGCGCTCGTCGAGCCCGACGCGCTCGACGCCGTCGGGCCTTCGCCGATCGGCCTTGAACTCACGGGAGGCGATCCGGGCCGCGCAATCGCCGGAGCCGAGGAGCGCGCCGCGATCCCGGCAGGGCTCTTGCGGGTGCAAGATCAGGGATCCCAGCTCGCCGCGCTCGCGCTCGTTCGCGCGACGCAGGTACGCCCGAGTGAGCGCTGGCTCGACCTGTGCGCGGGCCCGGGCGGCAAGACCGCGATTCTTGGCGCCGAGGCCGTGGTCGAGGGCGCCACCGTTCGCGCGAACGAAGTGTCCGACCACCGCGCTGATCTCGTGCGGAACTCCGTGGACGGGGTCGCCGCGCTCTCCCCGGAGACCGTCACTGTTGTGAGCCACGACGGGCGGGAAGAGGAGGCGTTTGGTTGCGGGCGCGACGACCACGAACTGTACGACCGGATCCTGGTCGATGCCCCCTGCTCCGGCCTCGGCGCGCTGAGGCGGCGGCCCGAGGCGCGCTGGCGAAAGCAGCCGAGCGACCTGCCCGAGCTCACGGCGCTGCAGACGGAGCTCATCGATGCCGCCGTCGCGCACCTGAAGCCGGGAGGGGTGCTTGCCTACGTGACCTGCTCCCCGCACCTCGCGGAGACCCGCGTTGGCGTCGAGCGTGCGCTGAAGCGGCACCCCGAGCTTCGGGAGCTCGACGCGAAGGCCGCCGTGCGCGCCGCGGCGCGCGAGGACGCCGAGCCGTCGCTTCCCGGCGAGCAGCTCAGCGCCCAGCTGTGGCCGCACCGGCACGACACCGACGCGATGTTCATCTCGCTGCTCACACGAGAAGCGCAGTAG
- the rpe gene encoding ribulose-phosphate 3-epimerase, whose protein sequence is MTAQRINPSILSADFVNLQAELEAIRTADLVHVDVMDNHFVPNLTMGPPIVERIQAVSPVPLDMHLMISDADRWAPGYAELGAFSVTFHVEASTDPVTLARKIRDIGARAGIALKPGTDPEPYLELLPEFDQVLVMTVEPGFGGQSFMPDMMPKLRRFAEARAKHGLDVWLQVDGGITVDTIGIAAEAGADTFVAGSAVYGGVPEERIADLRAAAAQHAH, encoded by the coding sequence GTGACCGCGCAGCGCATTAACCCCAGCATCCTGTCCGCCGACTTCGTCAACCTCCAGGCAGAGCTCGAGGCCATCCGCACCGCGGATCTCGTGCACGTCGACGTGATGGACAACCACTTCGTGCCGAACCTGACGATGGGACCGCCGATCGTTGAGCGCATTCAGGCGGTGTCGCCCGTGCCGCTCGACATGCACCTCATGATCAGCGACGCCGACCGCTGGGCGCCCGGCTACGCCGAGCTCGGCGCGTTCTCGGTGACCTTCCACGTTGAGGCGTCGACCGATCCGGTTACGCTGGCGCGGAAGATCCGCGACATTGGGGCCCGCGCGGGTATCGCGCTGAAGCCCGGCACCGACCCTGAGCCCTACCTCGAGCTGCTGCCCGAATTCGATCAGGTGCTCGTGATGACCGTCGAGCCCGGGTTCGGCGGCCAGTCGTTCATGCCCGACATGATGCCGAAGCTGCGTCGCTTCGCCGAGGCGCGCGCGAAGCACGGCCTCGACGTCTGGCTGCAGGTTGACGGCGGCATCACCGTCGATACGATCGGGATCGCGGCGGAGGCCGGCGCAGACACCTTCGTCGCCGGCTCAGCGGTCTACGGGGGCGTTCCAGAAGAGCGGATCGCCGACCTTCGGGCCGCCGCCGCGCAGCACGCGCACTAG